The following coding sequences are from one bacterium SCSIO 12741 window:
- a CDS encoding CotH kinase family protein has translation MKKVVLVALMALMFSVSAWAQYGAVNHWETAVLETDEWAYFEGTTAPPQDWNKENYDDSSWKKGKGSFGYGDGDDSTVVNQATSLYLRIKFNISDTSKFVGAVLSADFDDAFVAYINGVEMTRENIGTVWTEPAYNDLADFDREAQLYQGGKRSDYLIKKFQLAYSIKNGNNVLAIQVHNNTTFSSDMSAFFNLTFGIKDASTHFSAPPSWFVTPPMFEEYSSLPIVRLTSAKLNDSVKIPGTMEIAWNGEGQNTPFDQAGNHYDGHIAIKYRGNSTLEFPKKSFRIETQDSVGENNNVSLFGFPKENDWVLYAPYSDKSLLRNYLTYNLGRTLWEYAPRTQLVEVFHNGYYLGVYVFTEKVKRDKNRVAIKKLDSSEVALPDLSGGYMLRIDWPEGLCRVIHLRFNTPMVSQGLRT, from the coding sequence ATGAAGAAAGTGGTACTGGTAGCCTTAATGGCTTTAATGTTTAGCGTTTCCGCATGGGCGCAGTATGGTGCGGTGAATCACTGGGAAACGGCAGTTCTCGAAACGGACGAATGGGCCTACTTTGAAGGAACAACCGCTCCACCTCAGGATTGGAACAAAGAAAACTACGACGACTCTTCCTGGAAAAAAGGCAAGGGGAGTTTTGGGTATGGCGATGGTGACGATTCTACTGTTGTAAATCAGGCTACGTCGTTGTACTTGAGAATTAAATTCAACATTAGCGATACCTCCAAGTTTGTTGGAGCGGTTTTGTCAGCGGATTTTGATGATGCCTTTGTAGCTTACATCAATGGGGTAGAGATGACCCGCGAAAACATTGGAACGGTTTGGACCGAACCGGCCTACAATGATTTGGCTGATTTTGATCGAGAAGCTCAGCTATACCAGGGAGGCAAAAGATCCGACTACTTGATTAAAAAGTTTCAATTGGCTTATTCCATCAAAAATGGGAACAACGTATTGGCTATTCAGGTGCATAACAACACAACGTTTTCATCGGATATGTCCGCATTCTTTAACCTCACTTTTGGGATTAAAGATGCTTCTACCCATTTTTCGGCTCCGCCATCTTGGTTTGTAACTCCTCCTATGTTTGAAGAGTACTCGTCTTTGCCCATTGTTCGTTTAACCTCGGCCAAGCTCAATGATTCGGTTAAGATTCCTGGAACCATGGAAATTGCCTGGAACGGTGAAGGACAAAACACTCCCTTTGATCAGGCGGGAAATCACTACGATGGGCATATTGCCATTAAGTACCGCGGAAACAGTACGCTGGAATTTCCCAAAAAATCGTTTCGTATTGAAACCCAGGATTCTGTTGGTGAAAACAATAACGTGAGCTTGTTTGGCTTTCCAAAAGAAAACGATTGGGTGTTGTATGCTCCGTATAGTGACAAAAGTTTGTTGCGTAACTACTTGACCTATAATTTGGGAAGAACCCTCTGGGAGTACGCTCCAAGAACGCAGCTGGTAGAAGTGTTTCACAACGGCTATTACTTGGGAGTATATGTTTTTACCGAAAAAGTAAAACGTGATAAAAACCGGGTTGCGATTAAAAAGCTGGATAGCTCTGAAGTAGCGCTTCCCGATTTGTCAGGTGGTTACATGCTACGTATCGACTGGCCGGAGGGGCTTTGCCGGGTGATACATTTAAGATTCAACACACCAATGGTATCTCAGGGTTTAAGGACTTGA
- a CDS encoding PAS domain S-box protein has protein sequence MQLESPKGTDSFKLVVFDPLQKLDQKSVKDAFSTGPYQILFLAEKDTFLDELIHAQAVIITTPRVGQSQALISRVKNIVSQVAIILVADEAPTREVVTAVQSGVQQVLDAEDMNQIPDLLHQEIQHMRVKRVLNPIRPSEPLEPRDKTTGEIFFELGLVPDSEGQWSVSYASDELAELTGFRPNQLAALKREWESLIHPDDIQQMKRATRLALSDGQSHHRRYRFRIKDSDDYIWLEDRLTPIKDQMDRVIRMHGVAKELNTPDMTERDRLLRVKAGEAAEKLARFGVWMYDVEHDKFEISEEIYRIYGKSPMDPITDYRQLFAMTMEEDIAVINRKIRQAQEESRDISFEHRIELPDGEVKHLVSFVKFQRRKNGTVRYVIGSTQDISVQKNFEREVMVNRQKSHDMVETAPGVVYIIDYRSKKLIEGADRFARLYGYRKSEIAALDQGIYELVHPDDMPKMEEQEKRLESSDQGVIVPLEFRLLHKEGHYRWSAVYSKVFARDHDGKPIMGIGSVIDITERKESEIRFQTLANNAAAGIFITTDNKIVYANPAMADLTGFTQEELIGRSCADLSPSGEGANSLTCPNKVLLSGEKDQEQFEYALLRKNGDTLDVEMTASRIESLGKKSVLFIAVNITQKKRQFQHIEESEIKLRGIYHNAYNFIMLLDGNGSVVEVNERTREYLGEDVDKLIGNPISDSPIWKLDRSEKDHLTWELTGVLEGHFLRKELVLKGIDGDAVLDVTFSPIKDANDQIAYIILEGRNITHVKQVEQTYQEIFNHSIDLIYIQNEKGEFLDVNDAVVEKYGMERSEIVGRTPEIFAAPGMNDINAVREALSRAWEGEKVQFDWWSKKANGDVFPKEVLLHKGRYKGRDVIIASGRDISARKKVELEKSELIDQLTRQNRDLEQFSYIISHNLRGPVASILGLTEILDRNSCGQENAEIMDLICESTNNLDKIIKDLNKTISIRNRSRDMKEEIDVSEVVESVKTGLKKALDESGARIFLRKQGIDSIYSIKSYIQNILHNLVSNSIKYRHPLREPEIHITLSSSSKGVVISVKDNGLGIDVEKHQQRIFRLYERFNDELGVTGRGLGLYLVKSQVDALGGTINVVSRVGAGADFVIDLPY, from the coding sequence ATGCAATTGGAGTCGCCTAAAGGTACGGATAGCTTTAAGCTCGTTGTTTTTGATCCTTTGCAAAAACTTGACCAGAAATCGGTGAAGGATGCCTTTTCAACAGGCCCTTACCAGATTCTCTTTCTGGCCGAAAAAGATACGTTTTTAGACGAGTTAATCCATGCACAGGCGGTAATAATTACTACCCCTCGTGTAGGGCAATCTCAGGCTTTAATTAGTCGCGTAAAAAACATTGTTTCTCAGGTAGCTATCATTCTGGTAGCCGATGAGGCTCCGACCCGTGAAGTAGTGACAGCAGTGCAAAGTGGTGTTCAACAGGTGCTCGATGCTGAGGATATGAATCAGATTCCAGACCTCTTGCATCAAGAAATTCAGCACATGCGTGTGAAGCGGGTACTCAATCCCATTCGCCCTTCTGAACCCCTTGAACCGAGGGATAAGACCACGGGAGAGATTTTCTTTGAATTGGGATTGGTGCCCGATAGCGAAGGCCAGTGGTCGGTGAGCTATGCCAGCGATGAATTGGCAGAATTGACTGGTTTTAGGCCAAATCAATTAGCTGCTTTGAAACGGGAATGGGAATCGCTCATTCACCCAGATGATATTCAGCAAATGAAGCGAGCCACCCGGCTTGCACTAAGCGATGGACAAAGTCACCATCGGCGATATCGCTTTCGAATTAAAGATTCGGACGACTACATCTGGTTGGAAGACCGGCTCACTCCGATTAAGGATCAAATGGATCGCGTTATTCGTATGCATGGTGTAGCCAAGGAACTGAACACCCCGGATATGACGGAAAGGGACCGTCTTTTAAGGGTAAAAGCGGGTGAAGCTGCCGAAAAGTTGGCTCGCTTTGGGGTTTGGATGTACGATGTGGAGCATGACAAATTTGAGATTTCGGAAGAGATTTACCGCATCTACGGTAAGTCACCCATGGATCCCATTACGGATTATCGCCAGCTTTTTGCCATGACCATGGAGGAAGATATTGCGGTGATTAATCGCAAAATACGTCAGGCACAGGAGGAAAGCAGAGACATATCTTTTGAGCACCGTATAGAACTTCCTGATGGGGAAGTAAAACACCTGGTTTCCTTCGTTAAGTTTCAGCGCCGGAAAAATGGTACGGTTCGCTATGTGATCGGATCCACGCAAGATATTAGCGTTCAAAAGAATTTTGAGCGAGAGGTGATGGTCAATCGCCAAAAGAGTCACGACATGGTGGAAACGGCTCCTGGAGTGGTTTACATTATCGACTATAGATCTAAAAAACTCATAGAAGGTGCCGATCGTTTTGCTCGTCTCTATGGTTACCGAAAATCTGAGATAGCCGCCCTGGATCAGGGAATTTATGAACTGGTTCATCCGGATGATATGCCCAAAATGGAGGAGCAAGAAAAAAGGCTCGAAAGCTCTGATCAAGGGGTTATTGTTCCACTCGAGTTCAGGCTTCTTCACAAAGAAGGTCACTATCGATGGTCGGCAGTTTACAGTAAGGTTTTTGCCCGTGATCATGACGGAAAGCCCATTATGGGCATTGGATCGGTGATCGATATTACCGAGCGAAAGGAAAGTGAAATCAGGTTTCAAACGCTGGCCAATAATGCTGCCGCTGGAATATTCATAACCACCGACAACAAAATCGTGTATGCTAATCCGGCCATGGCCGATCTTACAGGATTTACTCAAGAAGAGTTGATCGGGCGATCTTGTGCTGATTTAAGCCCTTCTGGAGAGGGGGCAAATTCGCTTACTTGTCCTAACAAGGTCCTTTTGAGCGGTGAAAAAGATCAGGAACAATTTGAGTATGCTCTATTGCGGAAAAACGGAGATACCCTGGACGTGGAAATGACGGCTTCCCGGATTGAATCGCTGGGAAAGAAATCGGTGTTGTTCATTGCAGTGAACATAACCCAAAAGAAACGGCAGTTTCAGCACATCGAAGAAAGTGAGATTAAGCTCCGCGGCATATACCACAACGCTTACAATTTTATCATGCTGCTGGACGGAAATGGAAGTGTGGTAGAAGTAAATGAGCGTACGCGTGAATACCTCGGAGAAGATGTGGATAAACTTATTGGAAATCCCATTAGCGATAGCCCCATTTGGAAGTTAGACCGATCCGAAAAAGATCATTTAACCTGGGAACTTACCGGAGTGCTCGAAGGCCATTTTCTGAGAAAAGAATTGGTGCTCAAAGGAATTGATGGAGATGCGGTACTGGATGTGACCTTCAGTCCGATCAAAGATGCCAATGACCAAATTGCCTACATCATTTTAGAGGGTAGAAACATTACCCATGTTAAGCAGGTAGAACAAACCTATCAGGAGATTTTCAACCACAGTATTGATCTGATTTATATTCAGAACGAGAAAGGCGAATTTTTAGATGTTAACGATGCCGTAGTCGAGAAGTACGGTATGGAGCGATCCGAAATCGTTGGACGGACTCCGGAAATATTCGCTGCCCCAGGTATGAACGACATTAATGCGGTGCGTGAGGCTCTGAGCAGGGCGTGGGAAGGGGAAAAAGTTCAATTTGATTGGTGGAGCAAAAAGGCGAATGGAGACGTATTTCCCAAGGAGGTACTCTTGCACAAGGGTAGGTACAAGGGACGCGATGTAATAATCGCAAGCGGACGGGACATCAGTGCCCGGAAAAAGGTGGAACTTGAGAAGAGTGAACTTATCGATCAACTAACCCGACAGAATCGGGATTTGGAACAATTTTCCTACATCATTTCCCACAACCTGCGGGGCCCCGTAGCTTCTATCCTTGGTCTAACGGAAATATTGGATCGAAACAGCTGCGGCCAGGAAAATGCGGAAATCATGGACCTGATCTGCGAATCGACCAATAACCTGGATAAGATTATCAAGGATTTGAACAAAACCATTAGCATTCGAAATCGCTCCAGAGACATGAAAGAAGAAATTGATGTGTCTGAGGTGGTGGAAAGTGTGAAAACCGGATTGAAAAAAGCCTTGGATGAAAGTGGCGCTCGAATCTTCCTCCGTAAGCAGGGAATTGATAGCATCTATTCCATTAAAAGCTATATTCAAAACATCCTGCACAACCTGGTGAGCAATTCCATCAAGTATCGCCATCCCCTTCGTGAACCTGAAATACACATCACCTTGAGCAGTTCCTCCAAAGGAGTAGTGATAAGTGTAAAAGACAATGGACTGGGTATCGACGTGGAGAAACACCAGCAACGCATTTTTAGGCTGTATGAGCGCTTCAATGACGAACTTGGAGTAACCGGCCGCGGATTAGGGTTGTATCTCGTAAAATCTCAGGTAGATGCCCTGGGTGGAACCATCAATGTGGTGAGTCGGGTAGGAGCAGGCGCCGATTTTGTGATTGACCTCCCTTATTAG
- a CDS encoding DoxX family protein, with protein MYDFRSDNWPYLLCLWAVCYVFSLAGLTKFTPAPAHWPDNFKRWNLPIPLIYVIGFLEFTGAFALLFPAIQQMVIWVLGGIMVAALSILALNREAFRFLVIPMVILTLLTLIHWMGSDASIISTN; from the coding sequence ATGTACGATTTCCGATCTGACAATTGGCCCTATTTGCTATGCCTATGGGCGGTTTGTTACGTTTTTAGTTTAGCCGGATTGACCAAATTCACTCCAGCTCCGGCTCATTGGCCAGACAATTTTAAACGCTGGAATCTACCTATTCCACTGATTTACGTAATTGGTTTCCTGGAATTTACCGGTGCATTCGCCCTACTCTTTCCAGCCATTCAGCAAATGGTTATTTGGGTTTTAGGTGGAATTATGGTTGCAGCACTTTCGATTCTTGCCTTGAACCGGGAGGCCTTTCGATTTCTCGTCATCCCCATGGTGATATTGACCCTACTCACCCTGATTCATTGGATGGGATCAGATGCGTCCATTATCTCTACCAATTGA
- a CDS encoding uracil-DNA glycosylase, translating to MDVKIEDGWKSVLAEEFQKDYFGQLTDFVKGEYQSGTVYPPGKLIFSAFDHCPWDQLRVVIIGQDPYHGPGQANGLCFSVADGIPFPPSLNNIFREVQDDLQLPVPQSGNLERWADQGVLLLNASLTVRQGQAGSHQGKGWEKFTDAVIQKVNENKEQVVFMLWGGFAKKKGSHIDRGRHCVLESGHPSPLSANKGYWFGNKHFSRCNDYLKSIDREPINW from the coding sequence ATGGATGTAAAAATTGAAGACGGCTGGAAAAGCGTTTTAGCGGAAGAGTTTCAAAAGGACTACTTCGGTCAACTTACTGATTTTGTAAAAGGAGAATACCAAAGCGGAACTGTATATCCCCCGGGAAAATTGATTTTTTCCGCTTTTGATCATTGTCCCTGGGATCAACTTAGGGTGGTGATAATTGGTCAGGATCCCTATCATGGCCCTGGTCAGGCCAATGGTTTGTGTTTTTCGGTGGCCGATGGCATTCCCTTTCCACCGTCTCTGAACAATATTTTTCGAGAAGTTCAGGACGATTTGCAATTGCCTGTTCCACAGTCGGGAAATTTAGAACGATGGGCCGATCAGGGAGTGTTGTTGCTTAATGCTTCGCTCACCGTGCGTCAGGGACAAGCGGGAAGTCATCAAGGCAAGGGCTGGGAGAAATTTACCGATGCCGTCATTCAAAAGGTCAATGAGAATAAGGAGCAGGTCGTGTTTATGCTCTGGGGAGGATTTGCCAAGAAAAAAGGATCACACATAGATCGGGGTCGTCATTGCGTTCTCGAATCGGGTCACCCTTCACCATTGAGTGCTAATAAGGGATACTGGTTTGGAAACAAGCATTTTAGTCGATGTAATGATTACCTGAAATCTATTGATCGAGAGCCGATCAATTGGTAG
- a CDS encoding ABC transporter ATP-binding protein: MTREEKEQLLRVFGVHKKFEGDRVRWALKGISFDVFKGQHLFIIGETGSGKSTLLKCIYGLLAPDKGRVRMKGQRVRGPGEILIPGHHHMRLVSQGMDYNAYQPVRLNLESVLSPGYTVRERDQKVKEMLALVQLEKESNKMPVHLSGGQQQRLSLARSLIELPELLLMDEPFAHLDPQTKNRIYHYLNEQTRLHQTTIVTVTHDYHETLKNADEVVVLRKGKLIQQGSPQVLYNEPVDEYTAGLLGEFNSWEKRGTTQYIRPEHFVPDEQGPWSGKVTGIRYSGFYRELFVDYKGQKLTFFLPLGDEKEYSGTIRFTIKNKS, translated from the coding sequence ATGACAAGGGAGGAAAAGGAGCAACTGCTACGTGTATTTGGAGTACACAAAAAGTTTGAAGGAGATCGTGTCCGGTGGGCCTTAAAAGGAATATCGTTTGATGTTTTTAAAGGTCAACACCTCTTTATCATTGGCGAGACGGGAAGTGGAAAAAGTACCTTGCTCAAATGCATCTATGGTCTTTTGGCTCCGGACAAGGGGCGAGTACGAATGAAGGGACAGCGAGTGAGAGGTCCTGGCGAAATTCTTATTCCGGGTCATCACCACATGCGATTGGTTAGCCAGGGAATGGATTACAACGCTTATCAACCCGTTCGGCTGAATTTGGAAAGTGTGTTGTCTCCTGGGTACACGGTTCGCGAACGCGATCAAAAAGTAAAGGAAATGCTGGCCCTGGTTCAATTGGAAAAGGAAAGCAACAAGATGCCTGTACACCTTTCCGGAGGACAACAACAGCGACTTTCTCTGGCTCGCTCCTTAATCGAATTGCCAGAATTGTTGCTCATGGATGAGCCCTTTGCTCACTTAGATCCCCAAACAAAGAACCGAATTTACCACTACCTCAATGAGCAAACGCGGCTTCACCAAACGACCATTGTCACGGTGACTCATGACTACCATGAAACGCTTAAAAACGCTGATGAGGTGGTTGTTTTGCGAAAAGGTAAACTGATTCAACAAGGTTCACCTCAAGTGCTTTACAACGAGCCGGTAGATGAATATACGGCTGGATTGTTGGGCGAATTCAATAGCTGGGAAAAGAGAGGGACTACTCAATATATACGGCCCGAACATTTCGTTCCCGATGAGCAAGGCCCATGGTCAGGCAAGGTTACCGGAATACGTTACAGCGGATTCTACCGAGAACTTTTTGTTGATTATAAGGGGCAAAAGCTGACTTTCTTTCTTCCGCTCGGCGATGAGAAGGAATACTCCGGTACCATCCGATTTACGATTAAAAACAAATCTTAA
- the glf gene encoding UDP-galactopyranose mutase — MEWDKVDYLVVGAGFFGSVIAERIANDLNRPVTVIDKRPHIGGNCYSKIDEQTGIEVHEYGTHIFHTDNEKVWNYIQGFTGFNSYRHQVLTTFQDRVYQMPINLETINSFYNVNLKPFEVDDFLAQEIAKEPIDNPTNFEEMALSMIGRPLYEAFIKGYTLKQWQKHPKDLPASILKRLPFRRNYDESYFHSTWQGIPTDGYTAIFEKMLNHPNIDLQLNTDFFDIRDQIGEHTLIIYSGPIDRFFDYRYGKLDWRSLRFESEVVKVQDYQGTSVMNYAEESVPYTRIHEPKHLHTERPVYQNEESLIIREYSLMDDGSAPYYPINDERNQKLILQYREEVNKLNKVLISGRLGDYKYYDMHQTIAAALETYEQKIKG, encoded by the coding sequence ATGGAATGGGATAAGGTAGACTACCTCGTTGTTGGAGCGGGCTTTTTTGGGTCCGTCATTGCTGAGCGCATTGCAAATGACTTGAATCGACCGGTGACGGTGATTGACAAGAGACCTCATATTGGAGGTAATTGCTACAGCAAAATCGATGAGCAAACGGGAATAGAAGTACACGAATATGGCACCCACATTTTCCATACGGACAATGAAAAAGTATGGAACTACATCCAGGGTTTTACCGGATTCAATAGCTACCGCCACCAGGTATTAACCACTTTTCAGGATCGGGTATACCAGATGCCTATCAATTTGGAAACGATCAACTCCTTCTATAATGTTAACCTAAAACCCTTTGAGGTAGATGATTTTCTGGCCCAGGAAATTGCCAAGGAACCGATTGACAATCCAACCAATTTTGAAGAAATGGCATTGAGCATGATTGGCCGCCCCTTGTATGAGGCTTTTATTAAAGGCTACACGCTTAAGCAATGGCAAAAACACCCCAAAGATTTACCGGCTTCCATCCTAAAGCGATTGCCCTTTCGACGCAATTACGACGAAAGCTACTTCCACTCTACCTGGCAGGGTATTCCAACCGATGGTTACACGGCCATTTTTGAAAAAATGCTCAACCATCCCAACATTGACCTACAGCTTAACACTGATTTTTTTGATATCCGTGATCAAATCGGAGAGCATACGTTGATCATTTACAGTGGCCCGATTGACCGCTTCTTTGACTACCGCTATGGAAAATTGGATTGGAGAAGCCTCAGGTTTGAATCTGAAGTGGTGAAGGTTCAGGATTACCAGGGTACATCGGTTATGAACTACGCGGAAGAATCAGTGCCTTATACCCGCATTCACGAACCGAAGCACCTACATACAGAGCGTCCAGTCTATCAAAATGAAGAAAGCCTGATTATTCGGGAATACTCTTTGATGGATGATGGAAGTGCTCCCTATTATCCGATCAACGATGAGCGAAATCAAAAACTCATTCTTCAATACCGAGAAGAAGTCAATAAACTAAACAAGGTTTTGATTAGCGGGCGATTAGGAGACTACAAGTACTACGACATGCACCAGACCATAGCGGCTGCTTTGGAAACGTACGAACAAAAAATTAAAGGATAG
- a CDS encoding glycosyltransferase, whose amino-acid sequence MKASKKVLILTYYWPPSGGSGVQRWMYFCRYLAEFGFEPIVVTVKEESASYKHVDPAFLERVKHVETHRTSTLEPLKMYSLLVSGSANKGIPQGHVGTDKKGFFHKLSTFVRGNFFVPDARMGWNRYALPEARKLIREHNIDLLITTGPPHSTHLMGLKLKKEFPIKWLADLRDPWTDLYYVKDLMRMDWANEKDARLERDVLLGADQVLTVGVKLKELLGQKIPGKEDKIHYIYNGFDSFLMDELKAEEHDHFQLSYTGLMSSNQPYTFMIEALKKAFSEVEKGKVKMVFAGNIEEAILEAFTRELPFMEMDFRGYVSHAEALVQMKSSQLLLNVLPEMKDSEILISGKLMEYMASGNPVLCIGNPVGEAAIMLREVDNARLYAKDKVEEMASFIRQVYDRWSAGNPMINNTDTDYIKSKSRYETSRQLADFLRDMGAQ is encoded by the coding sequence ATGAAGGCATCCAAAAAAGTACTGATCCTAACCTATTACTGGCCTCCCAGCGGAGGATCCGGCGTTCAGAGGTGGATGTATTTTTGCCGCTACTTGGCCGAGTTTGGATTTGAACCCATCGTGGTTACCGTTAAGGAAGAAAGTGCCTCGTACAAACATGTTGACCCTGCATTTTTAGAGCGAGTCAAGCATGTAGAAACGCACCGGACTTCTACCCTCGAACCCCTGAAAATGTATTCGCTTTTGGTTTCCGGAAGTGCGAACAAGGGAATTCCCCAAGGTCACGTAGGAACCGACAAAAAGGGCTTTTTTCATAAGCTATCCACCTTCGTTCGAGGCAACTTCTTTGTACCCGATGCTCGAATGGGATGGAATCGATATGCCTTGCCCGAAGCTCGAAAATTGATCCGGGAACATAACATCGACTTACTCATTACCACTGGCCCTCCTCATTCTACCCACCTGATGGGATTGAAACTGAAAAAAGAGTTCCCCATTAAATGGTTAGCCGATTTGCGCGATCCCTGGACCGATTTGTATTACGTGAAGGATTTAATGCGCATGGATTGGGCCAATGAAAAAGACGCCCGCTTGGAGCGTGATGTGTTACTCGGTGCCGATCAAGTACTTACCGTTGGGGTTAAACTCAAAGAACTTTTGGGGCAAAAGATTCCAGGAAAAGAGGACAAGATTCACTACATCTACAACGGGTTTGATTCCTTCCTAATGGATGAATTAAAGGCTGAAGAACACGATCACTTCCAGCTTTCCTACACCGGATTGATGAGTAGCAACCAACCTTACACCTTTATGATTGAGGCTTTGAAAAAGGCATTCTCCGAAGTTGAGAAGGGTAAGGTGAAAATGGTGTTTGCCGGAAATATTGAGGAGGCCATTTTGGAAGCCTTTACCCGGGAGCTACCCTTTATGGAAATGGACTTTCGAGGTTACGTTTCTCACGCTGAAGCTTTGGTTCAGATGAAAAGTTCTCAGCTCCTGCTCAATGTGCTTCCCGAAATGAAGGACAGCGAAATCCTTATATCCGGAAAACTGATGGAATACATGGCGAGTGGAAATCCTGTACTCTGTATTGGCAATCCCGTTGGCGAAGCGGCTATCATGCTGCGAGAAGTAGATAATGCCCGTCTGTATGCTAAAGACAAGGTAGAGGAGATGGCAAGCTTTATCCGCCAGGTTTACGATCGCTGGAGTGCGGGTAATCCTATGATCAATAACACAGATACGGATTACATCAAAAGCAAAAGTCGCTACGAAACCAGCCGCCAATTAGCCGATTTTCTGAGAGACATGGGCGCTCAGTAG
- a CDS encoding DUF4442 domain-containing protein has product MPDKRSLAKANRMLWLFGWAKIRLIAICRPKIVYLDDDRITIRIRKNFWTTNHLGSMYLGALAIGADLASGFQAFQIARGSGLRVSLAFKKMTADFIQRPESDVYFQARGGEEARQMLEECQRTGERVTRPIPVEAQIKNGNEMVTVAKFEMELSLKVK; this is encoded by the coding sequence ATGCCCGATAAACGATCGCTGGCCAAGGCAAACCGCATGTTGTGGTTATTTGGGTGGGCAAAGATCCGCCTGATTGCTATTTGTAGGCCAAAGATTGTATACCTCGATGACGACCGGATTACGATCCGGATTCGAAAGAATTTCTGGACCACCAACCACCTGGGTAGTATGTACCTGGGTGCCTTGGCCATCGGCGCCGATCTGGCTTCGGGTTTTCAGGCCTTTCAGATAGCCAGAGGTTCAGGATTGCGGGTTTCCCTGGCGTTTAAAAAAATGACTGCCGATTTTATTCAGCGCCCTGAGTCGGATGTTTATTTTCAGGCCCGGGGTGGAGAAGAGGCTCGTCAAATGCTGGAGGAGTGTCAGCGGACAGGAGAACGGGTAACACGACCCATCCCAGTTGAGGCGCAGATCAAGAATGGAAACGAAATGGTAACTGTGGCCAAGTTTGAAATGGAATTATCGCTGAAAGTCAAGTAG